In Scatophagus argus isolate fScaArg1 chromosome 3, fScaArg1.pri, whole genome shotgun sequence, one genomic interval encodes:
- the eif4g3a gene encoding eukaryotic translation initiation factor 4 gamma 3 isoform X3 → MSLPPKVVPKPAAVAVSGPGSGPSPSSQLRATLTSVSLPPGAPTAPQPGAVPPTQIPRVQPSLDERIFPTPPTVYNIPRHAAPYPAHDITKGHPSLAGTPPGHAHSPALSQVSVPTASPYRYPKGWEAGGGSPYNPGQNAGSAPLVYSAQTQPMNAQPQSRPFATGPRPTHHQFFQRTQMQTARPSIPTNTPSIRPGSQTPTAAVYPTNQPLMMTMTPMPFLSPQASQYYIPQYRHSTPYVGPPQQYSVQPPGSGTFYPGPGPGEYPAPYHPLRYHPPVSPSVPAPVPTAGPPYYPGQTVYPPSPPIIVPTPPQPPPAKREKKTIRIRDPNQGGRDITEEIMAGGSGSRNSTPPVGCPSSTPTPPQQLSSSQTPEQQPQSQPPQPQQAHPGSYTLEPPQPQQPLTTGASDTKPGPDDAPKLEPAVQKSSSPGLVQPEAPEERLEANAPVTEPCSTVEPASVGAPATLPLSVANKSERPSVRESTASASSPSPSAGEQKPSLAPPQTPITDKPLSDAPRTPAASPVPAPKALNGLADSGTELDTPAHEPSLLSTATLQPQASASAYREASSSEALPSDVRPEVPIAAALTPMAPVAVVPVTLTSSPAPALPVMLPPGLPPLVQATTEADELSKSLDSKDLVHRVGTEAHAGISDSKTDSQQQALTRKSPTTVNQTASAIPKTWRKPNEGISAGDAPQKEDEDEPRPTDQPAGDQAPQSAALSSSPVPLPPVFTSTPAPAPACSPEADKPAAPEENGETEMEPMRNGAGHTSETESSDSGATPGEKENSTGAPQDMEDLTESSGKRQYDRDFLLGFQFMPACVQKPEGLPPISDVVLDKMNQNKLPSRVVDSRAISRGPDFTPAFADFGRQMTGGRGAALMNIGVRRPPPRKIIMNVSVNDDVQLKKSENAWKPGMKRDGPAEDPEMQKTQELFRKVRSILNKLTPQKFNQLMKQVTDLTIDTEERLKGVIDLVFEKAIDEPSFSVAYGNMCRCLATLKVPMTDKPNNTVNFRKLLLNRCQKEFEKDKVDDVVFERKQKELDSAASATERERLQEELEDAKDKARRRSIGNIKFIGELFKLKMLTEAIMHDCVVKLLKNHDEESLECLCRLLTTIGKDLDFEKAKPRMDQYFNQMEKIVKERKTSSRIRFMLQDVIDLRLHNWVSRRGDQGPKTIEQIHKEAKIEEQEEQRKVHQQLLSKDSKRRPDSRDQRVQREETWNTVPMTKNSRTIDPTKIPKISKPQMDEKIQLGPRAQVTWVKGSSGGAKASDSELSRTAGLNRYSALQSTPSPQAPNTPPQNPDFDSRRTLGSRSSTGRERGEKPLLSGPPSSRPGPFIRGGSSKELLESQSPDEPRRDREGAEPRRPSVTDDKTEPERSRVKEPVKPEPVVQTPDRPALSEEEIERKSKSIIDEFLHINDYKEAIQCVDELELGPQLNIFVRVGVESTLERSQITRDHMGQLLFQLVRQGLLPKSEYSRGFAYTLEQADDMAIDIPHIWLYLAELLSPVLREGGFSMRELFSELRKPLLPVGRAGILISEILHILCKQMSHRTVGSLWRESGLSWSDFLPEGEDVQAFISQQKLQFVLSDGSSPETALSKRILSPEELSQQLERLLLEDMASDEQIFDWVEANLDESQMSSSPFLRALMTAVCKAAVKDDNTNCRVDTAIIQRRLPVLLKYLNSDTERQLQALYALQALIVALDQPPNLLRMFFDCLYDEDVISEDAFYKWESSKDPAEQHGKGVALKSVTAFFTWLREAEEESEDN, encoded by the exons AATCCCACGGGTTCAGCCATCACTGGACGAACGAATCTTCCCCACACCGCCTACAGTCTACAAC ATACCCAGGCATGCTGCTCCTTACCCTGCTCACGACATCACAAAGGGACACCCTAGCTTGGCGGGCACCCCGCCCGGTCATGCCCACTCCCCGGCGCTCTCTCAGGTATCAGTACCCACAGCTTCCCCATATCGCTACCCTAAGGGCTGGGAGGCAGGTGGAGGG TCTCCATACAACCCTGGACAAAATGCTGGTTCTGCACCTTTAGTGTACTCTGCCCAGACACAGCCAATGAATGCACAGCCACAAAGTCGCCCG TTTGCCACGGGCCCTCGACCAACCCACCATCAG tttttccagAGGACCCAGATGCAGACTGCGAGGCCCTCCATCCCTACAAACACACCCTCCATACGGCCTGGCTCACAGACTCCCACAGCGGCTGTCTACCCCACTAACCAACCACTCATGATGACCATGACACCCATGCCTTTCCTTTCCCCACAGGCTTCACAGTACTACATCCCACAG TATCGCCACAGTACGCCCTACGTGGGACCTCCTCAGCAGTATTCTGTACAGCCTCCAGGGTCTGGCACCTTCTATCCTGGTCCAGGGCCAGGGGAGTATCCTGCCCCATATC ATCCCCTCAGGTACCACCCACCTGTTTCACCCTCTGTTCCTGCTCCCGTTCCCACTGCTGGGCCACCCTACTACCCAGGACAGACTGTGtaccccccctcacccccaaTCATAGTGCCTACACCACCGCAACCTCCACCAGCCAAGCGCGAGAAGAAAACA ATCCGTATCCGTGACCCCAATCAAGGTGGCAGGGATATCACAGAGGAGATCATGGCAGGTGGTTCAGGGAGCAGGAACTCAACACCTCCTGTCGGTTGCCCCTCCTCTACCCCTACACCACCACAG cagctgagcagcagccagactccagagcagcagccacagtCGCAGCCTCCTCAGCCACAGCAGGCCCATCCTGGAAGTTACACGTTGGAGCCGCCGCAGCCGCAGCAGCCACTGACAACTGGGGCTTCAGATACCAAACCAGGGCCAG ATGATGCGCCAAAACTGGAGCCTGCTGTCCAGAAGTCTTCCTCACCTGGACTCGTACAGCCTGAAGCCCCTGAGGAGCGACTTGAGGCCAACGCTCCTGTAACTGAGCCCTGTTCTACTGTTGAACCTGCCTCAGTGGGCGCCCCTGCCACTCTGCCGCTTTCAGTGGCCAACAAAAGTGAACGGCCCTCAGTCAGGGAGTCCACTGCTTCAGcctcttctccctccccctcAGCTGGGGAGCAGAAACCTTCTTTGGCGCCACCTCAGACTCCCATCACAGACAAGCCTCTTTCAGATGCCCCACGAACTCCAGCTGCCTCGCCAGTACCAGCTCCCAAGGCTTTGAACGGCCTTGCGGACTCTGGGACCGAGCTAGACACCCCAGCTCATGAGCCTTCTCTTCTATCCACAGCTACACTCCAGCCCCAGGCCTCAGCTTCTGCTTACAGAGAGGCTTCCTCTTCTGAAGCTTTGCCCTCTGACGTGAGGCCAGAGGTGCCCATTGCTGCTGCGCTCACCCCTATGGCACCTGTGGCTGTTGTTCCAGTCACCCTGACCTCAAGCCCTGCCCCAGCTTTGCCAGTTATGCTCCCCCCCGGCCTTCCGCCTCTAGTGCAGGCCACAACAGAGGCCGACGAGCTGAGCAAGTCCTTAGACAGTAAAGACCTTGTCCACAGAGTAGGAACAGAGGCACATGCAGGCATTTCTGACAGCAAAACAGACTCCCAGCAACAAGCACTCACCAGGAAGAGTCCCACTACAG TGAATCAGACTGCTTCTGCTATACCAAAGACCTGGAGgaaaccaaatgaagggatcTCTGCTGGAGATGCACCTCAAAAGGAAGACGAG GACGAACCCAGGCCAACGGATCAGCCTGCTGGAGACCAAGCCCCGCAGTCAGCTGCTCTGAGCAGCAGCCCGGTGCCCCTACCGCCAGTCTTCACCTCCACCCCTGCCCCAGCTCCTGCCTGCAGCCCTGAGGCTGATAAGCCTGCTGCCCCAGAGGAGAACGGTGAGACTGAGATGGAGCCCATGAGGAATGGGGCAGGCCACACTTCGGAGACGGAGAGCAGCGACAGTGGAGCCACTCCCGGAGAGAAGGAGAACTCCACAGGGGCTCCGCAGGACATGGAAG ACCTGACGGAGTCTAGTGGGAAGCGTCAGTATGACAGAGACTTTCTGTTGGGCTTCCAGTTCATGCCCGCCTGCGTACAAAAGCCTGAGGGGCTCCCGCCTATCAGTGATGTGGTGCTGGACAAG ATGAACCAAAACAAGTTGCCATCTCGAGTTGTGGATTCCAGGGCGATTTCCAGAGGGCCTGATTTCACACCTGCCTTTGCCGACTTTGGCAGGCAGATGACTGGAGGACGAGGCGCTGCA CTTATGAACATTGGGGTGCGGCGCCCTCCACCCAGGAAGATCATCATGAACGTGTCGGTGAATGATGATGTTCAGCTAAAAAAATCGGAGAATGCCTGGAAACCTGGCATGAAGAGGGACGGCCCTGCAGAGGATCCGGAGATGCAGAAAACACAG GAGCTCTTCAGGAAGGTACGCAGCATTCTGAACAAGCTGACGCCTCAGAAGTTCAACCAGCTGATGAAGCAGGTGACGGACCTGACCATTGACACAGAAGAGAGGCTCAAGGGGGTCATCGACCTGGTCTTTGAGAAGGCCATCGATGAGCCCAGCTTCTCTGTGGCCTATGGAAACATGTGCCGCTGCCTTGCCACG CTCAAAGTGCCCATGACAGACAAACCTAACAACACAGTGAACTTTCGCAAGCTGCTGTTGAACCGCTGCCAGAAGGAGTTCGAAAAAGACAAGGTGGACGATGTAGTGTTTGAAAGGAAGCAGAAAGAGCTGGACTCTGCTGCATCG GCGACGGAGCGTGAGAGGCTTCAGGAAGAGCTTGAGGACGCCAAGGACAAGGCGCGGCGGCGGTCCATTGGCAACATCAAGTTTATTGGTGAGCTCTTCAAGCTCAAGATGTTGACTGAAGCCATCATGCACGACTGTGTTGTCAAGCTGCTGAAGAATCATGATGAGGAGTCTTTGGAGTGCCTGTGCAGGCTGCTCACCACCATTGGCAAGGACCTCGACTTTGAGAAGGCCAAG cCTCGGATGGATCAGTATTTCAATCAGATGGAAAAAATTGTCAAGGAGAGGAAGACGTCGTCCCGGATACGGTTTATGTTACAGGACGTTATAGACTTGAGAttg CACAACTGGGTGTCCAGGAGAGGTGACCAGGGTCCGAAAACCATCGAGCAGATCCACAAGGAGGCCAAGATtgaagagcaggaggagcagagaaaagTGCACCAGCAGCTGCTCTCCAAGGACAGCAAGAGACGGCCAG ATTCAAGAGATCAGCGCGTGCAGAGAGAAGAGACCTGGAACACTGTGCCCATGACCAAGAACAGCAGGACCATCGACCCCACCAAGATCCCAAAGATCTCCAAG CCTCAAATGGATGAGAAGATTCAGTTGGGTCCCCGGGCTCAAGTTACGTGGGTGAAGGGCAGCAGTGGAGGTGCCAAGGCCAGTGACTCGG AACTGTCGCGGACAGCTGGTCTCAATCGTTACTCTGCGCTGCAGTCAACGCCTTCACCTCAGGCCCCCAACACTCCACCACAGAACCCAGACTTTGATTCCAGGAGAACTCTGGGAAG TCGTAGCAGTACAGGTAGGGAACGCGGCGAGAAGCCACTGCTCTCCGGCCCGCCGTCATCGCGGCCCGGACCGTTCATCAGGGGAGGCAGTTCgaaggagctgctggagagccAGTCCCCAGACGAGCCGCGAAGAGATCGAGAAGGAGCCGAGCCCAGGAGACCGAGCGTCACCGACGACAAAACGGAGCCAGAGCGCAGCAGAGTCAAGGAGCCTG TGAAACCTGAGCCAGTAGTCCAGACCCCGGACAGACCTGCTCTGTCTGAGGAAGAGATAGAGAGGAAGTCTAAGTCCATCATTGATGAGTTCCTGCACATAAACGACTACAAG GAGGCCATTCAGTGTGTGGACGAGCTCGAACTGGGCCCTCAGCTAAATATCTTTGTGCGTGTCGGGGTGGAGTCGACTCTGGAGCGCAGTCAGATAACACGGGACCACATGGGCCAGCTCCTGTTCCAGCTGGTGCGGCAGGGACTCCTGCCCAAATCCGAATACAGCAGAGG GTTTGCATACACACTGGAACAAGCGGATGACATGGCCATCGACATTCCCCACATCTGGCTGTACCTGGCCGAGCTGCTCAGCCCTGTGCTGAGGGAAGGGGGCTTCTCTATGAGAGAGCTCTTTAG TGAATTAAGGAAACCTTTGCTTCCTGTGGGAAGAGCTGGGATCTTAATTTCTGAAATACTGCACATACTATGCAAACAAATG AGCCATAGGACTGTGGGTTCTTTGTGGAGGGAATCTGGCCTCAGCTGGAGCGACTTCCTGCCAGAGGGAGAGGACGTCCAGGCTTTCATCTCGCAACAG aaactccAGTTCGTTCTGTCGGACGGCTCCAGCCCTGAGACAGCTCTGTCTAAGAGGATCTTGTCTCCTGAGGAGCTGAGCCAGCAATTGGAGAGACTCCTCCTGGAGGATATGGCCAGTGACGAGCAGATCTTTGACTGGGTAGAG GCAAACCTAGATGAATCTCAGATGAGCTCGTCTCCCTTCCTGAGGGCTTTGATGACAGCTGTGTGTAAGGCAGCAGTGAAAG ATGATAACACCAACTGTCGAGTGGACACGGCCATCATCCAGAGGAGATTGCCTGTATTACTCAAGTACCTTAACTCAGACACTGAGCGACAGCTGCAAGCACTTTATGCACTTCAGGCGCTGATCGTCGCCCTCGATCAGCCTCCAA ACCTTCTCCGGATGTTCTTTGACTGTCTGTATGACGAGGACGTCATCTCGGAGGATGCTTTCTACAAGTGGGAGTCGAGCAAAGACCCTGCCGAGCAGCATGGTAAGGGTGTGGCCCTCAAGTCTGTCACGGCCTTCTTCACCTGGCTGcgggaggcggaggaggagtCAGAAGATAATTGA
- the eif4g3a gene encoding eukaryotic translation initiation factor 4 gamma 3 isoform X2 — translation MSLPPKVVPKPAAVAVSGPGSGPSPSSQLRATLTSVSLPPGAPTAPQPGAVPPTQIPRVQPSLDERIFPTPPTVYNIPRHAAPYPAHDITKGHPSLAGTPPGHAHSPALSQVSVPTASPYRYPKGWEAGGGSPYNPGQNAGSAPLVYSAQTQPMNAQPQSRPFATGPRPTHHQFFQRTQMQTARPSIPTNTPSIRPGSQTPTAAVYPTNQPLMMTMTPMPFLSPQASQYYIPQYRHSTPYVGPPQQYSVQPPGSGTFYPGPGPGEYPAPYHPLRYHPPVSPSVPAPVPTAGPPYYPGQTVYPPSPPIIVPTPPQPPPAKREKKTSSQIRIRDPNQGGRDITEEIMAGGSGSRNSTPPVGCPSSTPTPPQLSSSQTPEQQPQSQPPQPQQAHPGSYTLEPPQPQQPLTTGASDTKPGPDDAPKLEPAVQKSSSPGLVQPEAPEERLEANAPVTEPCSTVEPASVGAPATLPLSVANKSERPSVRESTASASSPSPSAGEQKPSLAPPQTPITDKPLSDAPRTPAASPVPAPKALNGLADSGTELDTPAHEPSLLSTATLQPQASASAYREASSSEALPSDVRPEVPIAAALTPMAPVAVVPVTLTSSPAPALPVMLPPGLPPLVQATTEADELSKSLDSKDLVHRVGTEAHAGISDSKTDSQQQALTRKSPTTVNQTASAIPKTWRKPNEGISAGDAPQKEDEDEPRPTDQPAGDQAPQSAALSSSPVPLPPVFTSTPAPAPACSPEADKPAAPEENGETEMEPMRNGAGHTSETESSDSGATPGEKENSTGAPQDMEDLTESSGKRQYDRDFLLGFQFMPACVQKPEGLPPISDVVLDKMNQNKLPSRVVDSRAISRGPDFTPAFADFGRQMTGGRGAALMNIGVRRPPPRKIIMNVSVNDDVQLKKSENAWKPGMKRDGPAEDPEMQKTQELFRKVRSILNKLTPQKFNQLMKQVTDLTIDTEERLKGVIDLVFEKAIDEPSFSVAYGNMCRCLATLKVPMTDKPNNTVNFRKLLLNRCQKEFEKDKVDDVVFERKQKELDSAASATERERLQEELEDAKDKARRRSIGNIKFIGELFKLKMLTEAIMHDCVVKLLKNHDEESLECLCRLLTTIGKDLDFEKAKPRMDQYFNQMEKIVKERKTSSRIRFMLQDVIDLRLHNWVSRRGDQGPKTIEQIHKEAKIEEQEEQRKVHQQLLSKDSKRRPDSRDQRVQREETWNTVPMTKNSRTIDPTKIPKISKPQMDEKIQLGPRAQVTWVKGSSGGAKASDSELSRTAGLNRYSALQSTPSPQAPNTPPQNPDFDSRRTLGSRSSTGRERGEKPLLSGPPSSRPGPFIRGGSSKELLESQSPDEPRRDREGAEPRRPSVTDDKTEPERSRVKEPVKPEPVVQTPDRPALSEEEIERKSKSIIDEFLHINDYKEAIQCVDELELGPQLNIFVRVGVESTLERSQITRDHMGQLLFQLVRQGLLPKSEYSRGFAYTLEQADDMAIDIPHIWLYLAELLSPVLREGGFSMRELFSELRKPLLPVGRAGILISEILHILCKQMSHRTVGSLWRESGLSWSDFLPEGEDVQAFISQQKLQFVLSDGSSPETALSKRILSPEELSQQLERLLLEDMASDEQIFDWVEANLDESQMSSSPFLRALMTAVCKAAVKDDNTNCRVDTAIIQRRLPVLLKYLNSDTERQLQALYALQALIVALDQPPNLLRMFFDCLYDEDVISEDAFYKWESSKDPAEQHGKGVALKSVTAFFTWLREAEEESEDN, via the exons AATCCCACGGGTTCAGCCATCACTGGACGAACGAATCTTCCCCACACCGCCTACAGTCTACAAC ATACCCAGGCATGCTGCTCCTTACCCTGCTCACGACATCACAAAGGGACACCCTAGCTTGGCGGGCACCCCGCCCGGTCATGCCCACTCCCCGGCGCTCTCTCAGGTATCAGTACCCACAGCTTCCCCATATCGCTACCCTAAGGGCTGGGAGGCAGGTGGAGGG TCTCCATACAACCCTGGACAAAATGCTGGTTCTGCACCTTTAGTGTACTCTGCCCAGACACAGCCAATGAATGCACAGCCACAAAGTCGCCCG TTTGCCACGGGCCCTCGACCAACCCACCATCAG tttttccagAGGACCCAGATGCAGACTGCGAGGCCCTCCATCCCTACAAACACACCCTCCATACGGCCTGGCTCACAGACTCCCACAGCGGCTGTCTACCCCACTAACCAACCACTCATGATGACCATGACACCCATGCCTTTCCTTTCCCCACAGGCTTCACAGTACTACATCCCACAG TATCGCCACAGTACGCCCTACGTGGGACCTCCTCAGCAGTATTCTGTACAGCCTCCAGGGTCTGGCACCTTCTATCCTGGTCCAGGGCCAGGGGAGTATCCTGCCCCATATC ATCCCCTCAGGTACCACCCACCTGTTTCACCCTCTGTTCCTGCTCCCGTTCCCACTGCTGGGCCACCCTACTACCCAGGACAGACTGTGtaccccccctcacccccaaTCATAGTGCCTACACCACCGCAACCTCCACCAGCCAAGCGCGAGAAGAAAACA TCCTCCCAGATCCGTATCCGTGACCCCAATCAAGGTGGCAGGGATATCACAGAGGAGATCATGGCAGGTGGTTCAGGGAGCAGGAACTCAACACCTCCTGTCGGTTGCCCCTCCTCTACCCCTACACCACCACAG ctgagcagcagccagactccagagcagcagccacagtCGCAGCCTCCTCAGCCACAGCAGGCCCATCCTGGAAGTTACACGTTGGAGCCGCCGCAGCCGCAGCAGCCACTGACAACTGGGGCTTCAGATACCAAACCAGGGCCAG ATGATGCGCCAAAACTGGAGCCTGCTGTCCAGAAGTCTTCCTCACCTGGACTCGTACAGCCTGAAGCCCCTGAGGAGCGACTTGAGGCCAACGCTCCTGTAACTGAGCCCTGTTCTACTGTTGAACCTGCCTCAGTGGGCGCCCCTGCCACTCTGCCGCTTTCAGTGGCCAACAAAAGTGAACGGCCCTCAGTCAGGGAGTCCACTGCTTCAGcctcttctccctccccctcAGCTGGGGAGCAGAAACCTTCTTTGGCGCCACCTCAGACTCCCATCACAGACAAGCCTCTTTCAGATGCCCCACGAACTCCAGCTGCCTCGCCAGTACCAGCTCCCAAGGCTTTGAACGGCCTTGCGGACTCTGGGACCGAGCTAGACACCCCAGCTCATGAGCCTTCTCTTCTATCCACAGCTACACTCCAGCCCCAGGCCTCAGCTTCTGCTTACAGAGAGGCTTCCTCTTCTGAAGCTTTGCCCTCTGACGTGAGGCCAGAGGTGCCCATTGCTGCTGCGCTCACCCCTATGGCACCTGTGGCTGTTGTTCCAGTCACCCTGACCTCAAGCCCTGCCCCAGCTTTGCCAGTTATGCTCCCCCCCGGCCTTCCGCCTCTAGTGCAGGCCACAACAGAGGCCGACGAGCTGAGCAAGTCCTTAGACAGTAAAGACCTTGTCCACAGAGTAGGAACAGAGGCACATGCAGGCATTTCTGACAGCAAAACAGACTCCCAGCAACAAGCACTCACCAGGAAGAGTCCCACTACAG TGAATCAGACTGCTTCTGCTATACCAAAGACCTGGAGgaaaccaaatgaagggatcTCTGCTGGAGATGCACCTCAAAAGGAAGACGAG GACGAACCCAGGCCAACGGATCAGCCTGCTGGAGACCAAGCCCCGCAGTCAGCTGCTCTGAGCAGCAGCCCGGTGCCCCTACCGCCAGTCTTCACCTCCACCCCTGCCCCAGCTCCTGCCTGCAGCCCTGAGGCTGATAAGCCTGCTGCCCCAGAGGAGAACGGTGAGACTGAGATGGAGCCCATGAGGAATGGGGCAGGCCACACTTCGGAGACGGAGAGCAGCGACAGTGGAGCCACTCCCGGAGAGAAGGAGAACTCCACAGGGGCTCCGCAGGACATGGAAG ACCTGACGGAGTCTAGTGGGAAGCGTCAGTATGACAGAGACTTTCTGTTGGGCTTCCAGTTCATGCCCGCCTGCGTACAAAAGCCTGAGGGGCTCCCGCCTATCAGTGATGTGGTGCTGGACAAG ATGAACCAAAACAAGTTGCCATCTCGAGTTGTGGATTCCAGGGCGATTTCCAGAGGGCCTGATTTCACACCTGCCTTTGCCGACTTTGGCAGGCAGATGACTGGAGGACGAGGCGCTGCA CTTATGAACATTGGGGTGCGGCGCCCTCCACCCAGGAAGATCATCATGAACGTGTCGGTGAATGATGATGTTCAGCTAAAAAAATCGGAGAATGCCTGGAAACCTGGCATGAAGAGGGACGGCCCTGCAGAGGATCCGGAGATGCAGAAAACACAG GAGCTCTTCAGGAAGGTACGCAGCATTCTGAACAAGCTGACGCCTCAGAAGTTCAACCAGCTGATGAAGCAGGTGACGGACCTGACCATTGACACAGAAGAGAGGCTCAAGGGGGTCATCGACCTGGTCTTTGAGAAGGCCATCGATGAGCCCAGCTTCTCTGTGGCCTATGGAAACATGTGCCGCTGCCTTGCCACG CTCAAAGTGCCCATGACAGACAAACCTAACAACACAGTGAACTTTCGCAAGCTGCTGTTGAACCGCTGCCAGAAGGAGTTCGAAAAAGACAAGGTGGACGATGTAGTGTTTGAAAGGAAGCAGAAAGAGCTGGACTCTGCTGCATCG GCGACGGAGCGTGAGAGGCTTCAGGAAGAGCTTGAGGACGCCAAGGACAAGGCGCGGCGGCGGTCCATTGGCAACATCAAGTTTATTGGTGAGCTCTTCAAGCTCAAGATGTTGACTGAAGCCATCATGCACGACTGTGTTGTCAAGCTGCTGAAGAATCATGATGAGGAGTCTTTGGAGTGCCTGTGCAGGCTGCTCACCACCATTGGCAAGGACCTCGACTTTGAGAAGGCCAAG cCTCGGATGGATCAGTATTTCAATCAGATGGAAAAAATTGTCAAGGAGAGGAAGACGTCGTCCCGGATACGGTTTATGTTACAGGACGTTATAGACTTGAGAttg CACAACTGGGTGTCCAGGAGAGGTGACCAGGGTCCGAAAACCATCGAGCAGATCCACAAGGAGGCCAAGATtgaagagcaggaggagcagagaaaagTGCACCAGCAGCTGCTCTCCAAGGACAGCAAGAGACGGCCAG ATTCAAGAGATCAGCGCGTGCAGAGAGAAGAGACCTGGAACACTGTGCCCATGACCAAGAACAGCAGGACCATCGACCCCACCAAGATCCCAAAGATCTCCAAG CCTCAAATGGATGAGAAGATTCAGTTGGGTCCCCGGGCTCAAGTTACGTGGGTGAAGGGCAGCAGTGGAGGTGCCAAGGCCAGTGACTCGG AACTGTCGCGGACAGCTGGTCTCAATCGTTACTCTGCGCTGCAGTCAACGCCTTCACCTCAGGCCCCCAACACTCCACCACAGAACCCAGACTTTGATTCCAGGAGAACTCTGGGAAG TCGTAGCAGTACAGGTAGGGAACGCGGCGAGAAGCCACTGCTCTCCGGCCCGCCGTCATCGCGGCCCGGACCGTTCATCAGGGGAGGCAGTTCgaaggagctgctggagagccAGTCCCCAGACGAGCCGCGAAGAGATCGAGAAGGAGCCGAGCCCAGGAGACCGAGCGTCACCGACGACAAAACGGAGCCAGAGCGCAGCAGAGTCAAGGAGCCTG TGAAACCTGAGCCAGTAGTCCAGACCCCGGACAGACCTGCTCTGTCTGAGGAAGAGATAGAGAGGAAGTCTAAGTCCATCATTGATGAGTTCCTGCACATAAACGACTACAAG GAGGCCATTCAGTGTGTGGACGAGCTCGAACTGGGCCCTCAGCTAAATATCTTTGTGCGTGTCGGGGTGGAGTCGACTCTGGAGCGCAGTCAGATAACACGGGACCACATGGGCCAGCTCCTGTTCCAGCTGGTGCGGCAGGGACTCCTGCCCAAATCCGAATACAGCAGAGG GTTTGCATACACACTGGAACAAGCGGATGACATGGCCATCGACATTCCCCACATCTGGCTGTACCTGGCCGAGCTGCTCAGCCCTGTGCTGAGGGAAGGGGGCTTCTCTATGAGAGAGCTCTTTAG TGAATTAAGGAAACCTTTGCTTCCTGTGGGAAGAGCTGGGATCTTAATTTCTGAAATACTGCACATACTATGCAAACAAATG AGCCATAGGACTGTGGGTTCTTTGTGGAGGGAATCTGGCCTCAGCTGGAGCGACTTCCTGCCAGAGGGAGAGGACGTCCAGGCTTTCATCTCGCAACAG aaactccAGTTCGTTCTGTCGGACGGCTCCAGCCCTGAGACAGCTCTGTCTAAGAGGATCTTGTCTCCTGAGGAGCTGAGCCAGCAATTGGAGAGACTCCTCCTGGAGGATATGGCCAGTGACGAGCAGATCTTTGACTGGGTAGAG GCAAACCTAGATGAATCTCAGATGAGCTCGTCTCCCTTCCTGAGGGCTTTGATGACAGCTGTGTGTAAGGCAGCAGTGAAAG ATGATAACACCAACTGTCGAGTGGACACGGCCATCATCCAGAGGAGATTGCCTGTATTACTCAAGTACCTTAACTCAGACACTGAGCGACAGCTGCAAGCACTTTATGCACTTCAGGCGCTGATCGTCGCCCTCGATCAGCCTCCAA ACCTTCTCCGGATGTTCTTTGACTGTCTGTATGACGAGGACGTCATCTCGGAGGATGCTTTCTACAAGTGGGAGTCGAGCAAAGACCCTGCCGAGCAGCATGGTAAGGGTGTGGCCCTCAAGTCTGTCACGGCCTTCTTCACCTGGCTGcgggaggcggaggaggagtCAGAAGATAATTGA